GCCAAAGCTGTCACTGGGATGAGACTCCGAAATTTCTTCTATTCCTAAGTGACAGGTCTGGCAGCGCTCAACCTCTCCATTGGGAAGTACCAAATTCTCAATCTCTGGTTTCCTATTCTGAAAACTGAGAATCTCCCCTTGAATCTTCTTCTGTTCATTAACATCACTGGTTAAACCAAGCTCCAACTGCAGCCTGGAAATCTGATCCTTAAAATACTCCTCTTGATAATAAGTCCATTCCGGTGTATTGCCCTGTTTCAGGTTAAGCAGGACCATTAATAATAAAAATAAACTGGCTAATAAAAATGCTTTTTTCATTTCTATATCCACCAAAATTCTTTGACGATAAAACAAACTAAGAGAAAACTGACAAAACTAACAATAGCCGCGAAAATTCCTTGCCCCCACTTCACCCCTAAATAACGAACTATCCAGGGCAGCCCCCCAATTCCCGCAAACAGGATAATGGGTATCAGCAAAGCCCCTGCCCAAGGCGGCAAATATAAGAGCATCACTTGAAAGGGTCCAAAAATCCAGGGTGCAACGGCATGTGAGACATAAGGAGCTTGATTGCTGGTTCCGACACTTGGAGGAAAAAACAAAGCTAGGGCTAAACAAAAGGCCAAGAATACTATCCCAGCGATTTTTTCCCTTTCTAACAGCTGCTTAATCGATACACGCGGCATATTAATTCCCCCTTATAACGGACGTACTCCTCCGTCACGGCGCACACGCCAGAAATGATAGAGCTGTAACAGGAAAGCTGCCATGGGCAGGGCGACACAATGCCAAACATAGACCACCAGCGTGCTTCCGCTTAAAGCCGAGGGTTCTCCGAAAACCATCTGGGCCAGCCCATCTCCCAAAAAAGGGATTAATCTCAAAATATTAACGGCAACCGTTGCCGCCGCCCCGCTCTCTTGAGATCCCATCAACAAATATCCCGTAAAATCCAAAAACAAAATCAGAATCAGGAGGGCTGCCCCAATCAACCAATTCAATTCCTTGGGAGGCTTATAAGAACGGGTCCAAACCACTCTCAGCATATGAAGGTTGACGGTTACAACCATCAGCTGCCCCGCCCAGTAATGCAAATTCCTAATAACTCCGCCATAAGGAATGACGGATGAAATGGTTAAAATGCTGCCGAAACTTTGCTCTCCCGGTTGATAATGAAACATAAGCAAGAGCCCGGTTATGCCAAGAACTATAAAGGCCAGGAAGGTTAAGCCGCCCAGACAAAAAGTATAAAAAATTCTTAGAGCTCCCTCGCTGACAAATCTTGGCCGAATATGATTAACAAAATCTTGAGTATCTTTCATGCTCGAGTATCCATTCCTACTTGTTTTGAAGTATTGATGAGCAGAGAACCATTGGGCTTAAGGTCAACGGCTACTCTTGCTAAAGCCCTAGGAGCCGGCCCGGAAACAGGCCTGCCTTCTTCATCATAAACACTGGCATGACAAGGACAAATCCACTCTTTCTTATCGGCATGATAGTTTACTTCACAGCCAAGATGAGTGCAGGTAGCAACCATTGCCATAACCCCCAAAGCATCTCTCTTAACCCAAACTCGAGCAGCGGCGGCGCTCTGCCAGCCGCTGTTTTCCGCTAGAGGAGAGTTATAGATCACTAATGGCGATTTCAGGCGATCCTCTTTACTTGAGAGATAGCGCATAAGGGGCTGAACGGTTAAGACTGCCGAAGCAATAATCCCAGCCCATCCTAAACGCAGTACGGCACGTCTCGTCCATAAAGATTGTTTCGGCATTCGCAAATCCATCCTCAATCATGATTAAAACCAGTGACTTGTTTGCCCGGCATAAGTGATGATATACCTGACAAAGAATCCTCCAAAGAGGACTAAAAAACTGCTGCTCATAGTGATCTGCCAAGTCCACTTTACAGGAATTAAGTCCTTCAGTTCCATTAACTCCAAGAGCAAAGGAATGATCAAACCACAGCCAACAATCAAAAACCAAAATATCCAAGCATAAGGGCCAAACAAAAGACTGTTGACAGCCGAGATTTCACTGACAGAGCTTAATCTTGCCATTACAACTATTATCAGTATAATCAAACATTCCAGGATAATCAAACCCGCATCCGCCTTGGTTAAGACATGTAATTCCTGATGCATGGCCCTCTCCCAGGGACTGAGGGTTGAGACGAGAATTACGGCAGCAACTCCAGTGGACAGAGCAGAAACCAAAAACAGGATGGGCAGTAAAGGTGCATTCCAGAGCGGACGTACTGCCGCATTGAGAAGAAGACCTGTGTAGGTAGCCACGGCAATTGATAGAAAAGGCATTAATTTAGCGATATGCCTTTGCCATTGTCTTAGTTTTTCCGTCTTGCCCAGGATCTGCCATCTTTCAGGAAGCCATAGGTAAAAATAGAAACAGCTGATGATTGTAAAGCAAAGTATAATCCAGCTTCCATAAGACATGGGAGAAGTTAATTCTAAGGTTAAAAATAACTGATAAAAGTTAAACGGACTGCCTAAATCAAGGACCAACAGCCCTAATCCCAAGGAAATGGGAAATGGGGCTAAATAGGCTCCCCAGCGGCTGACTCTGCTAAAGTCCTGCCCTCCGTAGAGAAGGGCCAGATTCGACGTTAACATTGCTCCGGCACTTACGCCTGCAGTAAAGAGATAAATGACAATCATTAATCCCCAAGCTAATTCCATATAGTCCACCTCCTCGGCATTTATTTCCCTGCGGGGATTTCAGGAACAGCCTCATCAATATAGTAAATATTCGGCCCTGTCCCAACATTTTTGAGGATCTGTCTCGTGGGATATCGGGCAATTAGTTTCGAGACAATGCTGTCGGGATCATTAAGATCCCCAGCATGCCGGGACTTTCCGAGACAGGTCTGGACACAAGCCGGCTTATGCCCTTCAGCCAGACGTTGTAAACATAACGTGCACTTGTCCGCCTTACCCGTTTCAGGATTTAAAAAACGTGCATCATAAGGACAGGCCGTCAGGCAATACTTACAGCCAATGCATTTATTATTCTCAACGATAACGATTCCATCCGGTCTTTTTTGAGAAGCTCCTGTTGGGCAAACCGCCACACAAGGCGGTTTATCACAGTGCATACAGTTGCCGGGCTGAAATCTCTCTGCCACCTTCGGGAACTGCCCCTGAACGCCGCTGCTTTTCACCCAATTGCGGGTATGGCCCAGCGGTACTTCATTTTCTGAGCGACAGGCCACCATGCAAGCGTCGCAATCGATACAACGAGACGTAATGATGACAAATCCCATGCGAACAGCCATTTCTTTTCCCCCCTTACGCCTTCGGCATTAATCATGCTTTGCTCACGGTTACAAAGGTTTCACTCAAAGCCGAACTGCCGGAAATCGGATCCGTGACAGTTTTGTGCAAGGCTGAATCACTGGCTCCTAAGGAGTAAGCTGCTTTTAACCCTTTGCTAACATGTCCGAATCCACCTACCATGAAAATACAATCCGGACGAATTCCTTCCGTGACATAAGCTTTGATGCTGACCTTGCCGACCTCACTCTCCAAAACCACTTCATCATTGCTCTTTACGCCTATTTTTGCGGCAACGGAAGTATGCAGCCAAGCTCGATTTTCAGGAAAGACTTCTAATAACCATCGGTTATTCTGAGTGAACATCTGAGTATGCTGGGCGGTCTTGCCGGTTAAGAGATAATAATGATCCTTGTCCGGCCGCGGCGGCTCACTCCAGGTTGGCACCGCCTTCTTACCCATTTGAGCCATAATACTTGACGAAATTTCTATCTTTCCGCTGCTGGTTTGAAACTCAAAGTCTTTTGAGTGGTCTACCCTGAAATTTTCCACCTCATAATGACCTGCCTGCTGTAATTCCTCTAAAGTCACTGGAAAGGCCTCAAGTTGTTTCCTTAAGAGATCCTTTTCATCTTGATAGGGCAAAAATTCTCCCAGGCCCAATTTATCTGCCAGTTCCTTATAAATCATTAAGCTGCTTTTAGTTTCATAGAGAGGTTCAATCACCGGCTGGCGAATAAACAGCTTATTTTTGATGGGAATCAAGCCATCAAACCGCTCCAGATAAGATGATTCAGGCAATATGACATCGGCATAATAAGCTGTATCACTGGCTTGAATATCAATAACTCCTACAAAATCCAGTTTCATCAGAGCATTGATGGTTTTTTGACGTTCTGGAATTGAGAGCACAGGATTCTGCCTGGAAATCAGCCAGCCCTTAGCTTCATAAGGCTTGCCTGTCAAAATGTTGTCCCGCATGGTCTGAATTACGCCATAGGCTAAAGGAACCATGGGATATTGCCAGGGAACGCCGTCTAAACGTATTCCTTGGGCAGCAGGAAAAGGCGGGTGAGATAGAACACCAAGCTTGACTGTGTTTAATTCCTGATCCGGAATAAGGCCCCCGGGTTGCGCCCAGTTGCCAATGAGAACATTGAGTACGGCAATAGCCCGCTCGTTTTGGAAAGAATTTACGAAATTGGAAGTTCGCCAATTTGGATGTGCTATAGCTGCCGGTGCTGCTGCAGCAAATTCCCGGGCGATCCGCTCTATGGTTTCCGCGGGGATCTCACACTTTTTCTCAGCCCATTCCGGCGTGTACTCTTGGACCTCGGCAGCAAGATCCTCAAAACCTTGACTGTATTTATTGACAAACTCAGGATTGTACAGTTTTTCTTTAATTATCACATGAATCATGGCCAGAAAGAATGCCAAATCTGTTCCCGGCCGAACCGGCAGCCACTCTGTAGCTTTGGAAGCTGTCTTGCTGAATCTGGGGTCCAACACGACAACCTTAACTCCTTTGGCCACCATTTCGATCATTTCTTGGGTTTCACTATTGGATATTCCTTCTGCCAGATTACGGCCGGTAAAGATCATATACTTACAATTTGAATAATCCGTACCCGGCTGAGGAACGCCATAGGTGTATAAAAAACCCGTTGTCATGGCGTTAAAGCATAAACTTCTCTGAGTTCCGTAATTAGGTGTTCCATAGGCTTTAAGCAGAATTTCAAAAAAGGGCTGTGACAGATTATCTGTAGAATTGAACATCATCGCCTTAGCGCCGTATTTCTCTTTGATTTTCGTCATTTGTTCCGCAGTGTAGTTTAAGGCCTCATCCCAAGAGGCTCTGCGCCATAGGCCGCTGCCTCTTGCTCCGGCCCGAATGAGGGGAAATTTGATACGATCCGGGCTGTACAATGTCTCAATCCCGGCATTACCCCGGGGACATAATCTCCCTGAGTTGTTAGGATGATTCGGATTGCCTTCCAGCATCTTAACTACACCATTTTCGACCTTTGCAATAACTCCGCACCGCCAAACGCACTGTTCGCAAATCGTTGTTACATACTTAACACCCTTAGCCAAATCAGAGTTATGCAGAGAGCTATTTTGGGCCAGATTAGAACCCGGCCGAAGCAGCCCAGCTCCCACGGCAGCGCCCAAAGCAGCAGTTGCGGCAGTGCCCTTGATGAACTGTCGGCGGCTAAACAATTGATCCCAAGTATAGACTTTTGACAAATTGCCCCCTCCTTTCCAAATAATCATGTTCCTTTGCAGAAATAATTTACACCTCAGTTGAACCGCTTAATTCTTTTTTCTTAGAGCTTTCGGCAATTTTCGAGGCTACATAAAAGACGAGGGTACACAGGACAAAGAGAGCGACAAAAAGCCAGTGGTTAACTTGTAAGAGATCTTCCAGGGTTTTTTGACCAAAATCCCCAATCTTGGATATTTTTAAAAATAAGGATTGATAAGAGAGTCCAAACAGAACTCCGCCGGTTAGAAATCCCAAAAGTCCAGGTATCAAATAATCCATATTTCCCTGACCACAACCTGTGATCAAAGTGCCTGGTCATGTGCCCGCCAGAGCCATTCCTACTCCAAAAAGCAAACCGCCGAAGAGGTTTCCTACTATATAAGTAGAAGAAACCTGATCCATTTGAAGAAAGCCCAGGTCTTTCAGCGCATAAATTCCTACAAGCCCCACGGAAATACCGGTCATCATAAACTTCATTACCGTGTTATCTTTAAAACGGAATTGATTGACAATTTTATGATAGTGTCCTAAACCCGCCTTCTGCAGAGCAAGGGAAAAGAAGAAGCCAATAACTATGGGAACCACATAAGTCATCATCTTAATACCCCCTCCCGTACAATAATTTTGTGGTAATAATTCCGGAGACAAATAGCCCTGCGATAAAGATCAGGCCTGCTGGTGAAAGCTGCATAGTCCCGGATATTGCCAAGCCGCTGGTACAGCCTCCGGCAATACCTGCAGCAAACTCAATAATCATCCCACCAATAAAGATCATCAGCCAGCGTTTTAACTTGCTTGGCCCAAAGGTTTGTGTCCACTGCTGATCCGGCATCATCCTGATTTTAAAATCTTTGGACCAGAGACTTGACGTCAAAGCTCCCAGAATCATGCCCACAAACAAGAGAATTTGAAAGCTGAGTACCGGGGGCATTTGATATTTAAAGTACATAAGATTTGCCCAGCTACTGCCAAAGACATTTAAAAGTATGCTGTCGATATTCTCTAAACCGCCGGATGAGCCAATGGTTTTTCCTACTAAAGCATAGGATCCTACGGCCGTGATTCCTAACATAACACCTGCCGACCAGGGAGACCATGTTTTTTCCTTCATAACCTTATTAAAGCCCATGATTCTGTTCACTCCTCTCATTCCTCATTAGGTCCTTTAAGGAAGACAAGGACTTAAGTTCATGATCATCCAATTCAAGCAGTTGGTTAAACACCTGATCAGGCAAGTTTGAAACCGCTTGCAAAACCTTTGCTCCATGTTCCCCTTCAATTATTTTTTTAAGAGAAAGGACTGTTTTAATATCTCCCTCCAACAATTGAGTAAAGACTTCTTGTACTTCAGGCGGCAGCGTTTTAAAAGGTACTTTTTTCGTTCTGCCAAGGATCAATGCCCAAGGCCATAATCCTTTTTTCCATCTCCAGATCAAAACAGCCAATACTAAAAGCATAAACACATTAATAATACCTATGGCCCAAGCTAACCAAGGCATTGCTTCATTAGCGTTAAAATCAATCACATCATAGTTAGGATTTGCACTGTTTGGTACCTGCATTGCTGCGTCTGAAACAGTGATGCTTCCTCCGCCGGAAGTTTCATTATTTCCTGTTTTTGAATCCGTCGAATTTCCATCTGCACTATTTGCGGGATTAGTCGTTACTGTCCCGCCATATTTTGCAACTCTGGCTGCAGTATCTGCAGGATGACAGGACGCACAGCTTTGATCTGCTTGTTCTAATGGTTTTAAGACCATACCGACATGAGCTTTCTCTTTATCATTCTCTGTTGCTACCCCCAGATGACAGGCTTGACAAAAATCTGCAAAGGCATGCTGAGTATGCCAGTCACCTTTTTGTGATACAGGATCTTCCCCCTTAATCTCATGGCAGGTTTTACATGAAGTCGTTGATGCACCACAAGCAGCCTCAGTTACTTGAGGTGTGGAAAACCAAAAAGACCCTGTAAGCACAATACCAAATACCCCAAAAATCAAGACTAATAAAGTCCTTTTAAATGTTTTCACCCTTGCCCCTCACCTCACACTATAATTTCAGTTACAAAGACCTATTTTAGTGCCATCACCTCCACAAAGAGTTCATATCATCACCCCCTCCCCATGGGGGGGTGATGATTATTGATTATAGAATACAATGAAAACTCGTAACGGTCAATACATTCTTGTCCCATAACGAGTTCATCTTTCTAAATATTTGGGTCAAAAATACGACACCAAAATTCAAGGGAATTGTATTATAATAGCTTCATCGACGGTAAAGGAGCGAATGAAATGGAAAATTTATCAGCATTAAATAAGGAAGATCTTAAGAAACGTCTTCAACGATACCTTGATGAGCTGGAAGAATTAGAAGAAGAAAGAAGTTTTGTCTTGAAACAAACAGGACTGCATCTCCCCGGACATACTGTAAAAAAATACGAGGCTGAAATTCAGGCATTGAAGGAGTCCATTGAGAGGGTGAGAGGTGAAATTAATCTGCGGAAATGACATTACCCCGTGGACCCGAAAGCCAGGGCAGCTTCGTCCACAGGAGCGATCCCATTGCATGGAGAGGCGGTAAACGCCCACTAGCGGCTGCCGCGAGGGGGCGAGCCTCGGAATGCTGCTGTACCACGAAGACACTGTCTTCGCACGGATTATGCCTTCGTGCAGACACTGTCTTCGCACGAATAAGCTTTTCTTGCAGGATGTGGCGAAGCTGCCCGACCTGGAAACACTCTCTTTTCATCATCTGCTGGTGCTGCGCTGGCGGCATGGTGGTCTACTCTAACATATTTCTAACACGGCACCATCAGAGAATAAAAAGGAGTTGTCAACAACTGAAATCAGCTGTTACAACTCCTTAGACATTATATAAAGCTTCTATTTAGGCTAAATTCTTGTCACTGCTTTTGGAAATCTGTTCTGCCAGGTTTCGGGCTATTTGATCGAAGTTTTCGGATTTGTAATCTTCAATCTTGCCTGCATCAGACAAAGTGGATAACTCAGGATCAAGGGGAAGTGCTCCTAAGAACGGAACAGAGGTACGTTTTGCCTCTTCTTCGCCTTGGGGTGCGCCGAAAACTTCAATTTTCTTACTGCAATCCGGGCATTGAACATAAGCCATATTTTCTATCAATCCATAGATAGGAGGCTCGTAGTTGCGAACCATTTTAATGGCTTTACGAACGACCATATTGGCTAACGCTTGCGGACTTGTTACCATTACAACCCCATTAATAGGCAAGGACTGGAAGAGTGTAATAGCTACATCCCCGGTACCGGGAGGCATATCAATCAATAAATAATCCAGCTCTCCCCAAATTACATCCTTCCAAAACTGAGTTACTACTTGAGTAATCAGAGGTCCACGTAAAATAACCGGATCATCTTCGTTCTCAATCATAAGATTAAGTGACATGATTTTAATCCCGCCGCGGCTGGTTGGGGCAATAATGCCGCCTTGACTGGCGCCGGCTCGTTCTTTAATTCCGAAAATCTTCGGAATGCTCGGACCGGTTATGTCAGAGTCTAAAATACCTACTTTAAATCCTTGGCGCATCAAACTAACAGCCAACATACTGGTAACGGAAGATTTACCCACGCCTCCCTTACCACTCATGACGGCAATGACTTTTTTAACGTTGCTGGCCTTTTGAGCCTTTGTTAATTGGGGCGCACTTGAACAACTTTCTGTGTTGCAAGAACCAGCTGCAGCACAGCTACTACATGATTCGCTCACCTTACTGCCTCCCATTCTAAAATTAGTAAACTTCTCTTTCATGGATGAGTAACCAAATTTTATCTTACTCCCCAAATTCTTTATTTGTCAAGGTTTGTCCATACTTAGCATACTCATAATTCCGAGGTGGTACTTTGTCAATTATTGCCGTATGCTTAATTAGTGGTGGTGATGGCCATCGCCATGATCGTGAGCACAAACCGCTCCGGTACTGACAATTTTTCCTAAGGCATATTGACTGGCAACATCAGCTACTTTTCCTGAAGCACCTGACACCACTTCCAGTCCTACCGCTTTGAGGCCATTAATCATACCCCCGCCAATACCGCCGCAAACTAAAACCTCAACACCCTTGTTTTTGAACATATTGGCCAGTCCTTCATGTTGATGCTGCAGTCCTGTAGAACTAAGCAATTCAACAAAGCGAGCTTGATTTCCATCGATTTCAAAGACGGTAAATCCGGCTGCACGACCGAAATGCGGATCTAAGTCTTCACCATTAGTGGGGATTGCGATTTTCTTTGACATGATAATACCTCCTAATCTAATTGTTCTTACTCAGTAACATAATGTGAGCTTAAGAGTCGCCGGCTCGAATGTGACTACTGCTGCAGACATGCTTGCTGCCATGACCGACTCTCATCTTCTTCATGCCTCCACACTCTGGGCATGCTATTTCATAACCATGTTTTCCCCCTAAGGCACATGGTTCTGCTTCCCAGACATGTCCACATTCAACACATTCAAACACTCGATTTTTCATTAAATAGTGACCACCTCGAATGATGATAGGTCGTCCTTCTACTAATGCAGAAGCAATCTTTGACCTAGCGGCGCCTAAAATTCGCTGAAACGTAGCTCTGGAAACCCCCATGGACGCAGCACAGTCGGCTTGATCCAAACCCACTTGGTCTTTCAGCCGAATGGCTTCTAGTTCCTCCAGCTTGATGATGACTTCTTCTAAACAGGATTGGCCAAGCGGGATAAACGTCTGACAGACTATGGCATCGTCAATTAGACCACAACAACGCTGCCTCGGCATTCTATCAGCTCCTTTTGGGCATATGCTCATTTCAAGTATAACGAAAGTCATTCCATAAAGCAATTAAAACTTAGAACAAATGAGAATTTTTCACAGTTTATTATCTCACAGCTGACTACTGTTATCCATTAAGCTTTCAAGACAATTGAGAAAACAAAGGAAGCATCGCTTAACAACATAAGTTATCTGCGGTGCTCCCCTTTTGGACCTTTCCCTCTGAAGGTTATTGATTCATTTTCATCAGCGTTTCAATGGCGTTATTTAAAACCTCTTGCCTGTCTTCTCCAGAGTCAATAGCCTCAAGAAGACAGGAACTGGCATAACGCTGGGCAATTATCACCGACGTCTTATGCACGGCAGAACGAATAGCCACAAGCTGCAGTAAGATCTCTTCACAGCTCTTATCTTCCTCGATCATGCGCTCAACGCCGGCTATGTGTCCGCGCACGGTCTTTAGCCTCGTTAATATTTTTTGTACTTCTTCAGGATTGACGTCTTTCAAAAGGCTACATTCCTTTCTTAATCGTTCTCAGATTAGCTTACGAACGGTATAGTTTGATATATTTCTGATAACTAGCTATGACACGCGCTACATAATCACGTGTTTCCTTAAAAGGAATATCTTGCAGGCGAATATTTTCGGGGTCTATTTGCCCTGATTTAATCCACTCCTGCACATGTCCGCTGCCGCCATTATAGGCTGCGATGACCAAGGCCAGATTATTTGCAAACATTTTTTGGAGACTGGCAAGATACCAGGTTCCGTATTGAATGTTTTTCTCAGGTATCAGCAAATCGTCATCCTGATAATTTTTATCGCCGATACTTTCGGCAATGGACTTTGCTGTACTGGGCATCAGCTGCATTAATCCTTTAGCACCTTTATGGGATTCTGATTGAGGAAGAAACTTGCTTTCTTCCCGAATGACAGCAAGAACAAATAACGGATCTACTCCATACTGAGCAGCATATTTCTCAACAATAGCCCGATGCGGATAAGGATAAATGATTTTCTGCAAATCGGATAGTTGCCATATACTATAACTCACTAGGATGGATAAAACAATAAAAACGCCTAATTTTCGTCCAAATGTCCAACGATTCGATTTCCTTTTAACCATCCCATCTCCTCTTTCAGGAAAGGTACTTTTCTTTAGTCTATTTTCCTAGTGCCCTTAATTATGTATGAATCGTCAGCTGCTTATGTAGAAATATATCCCACAAATTTATCAGCTGGTTTAAAGTTTGATCCTCACTCCCTGAATTATCGATAACAACATCCGCTCTCAAGCGTTTTTCATCTAAGGATTCCTGGGCAGCCAGGCGGGCCTCAACCTCTTCACGGCTAAGCTTGTCCCGGACAAGAACACGAGATATTTGCACATCCCGCGGTACCCAAACTACCCATACTTCATCAACAAACTTGTCAAAACCCGCTTCAAAAAGTAAAGGTACATCCCAAATACAAACTTCTGCACCGGCCTCGTTAAGAGCATTTTGTTCTTCTTTCATAGATTCAATCACACGTGGGTGTACGATACGCTCTAAACGCTTTCGTGCATCATCATCTTTAAAGACCTGTTTCCCTAATTTCGAACGATCAATGTGTCCGTCATGCTCTAAAATATCTAAGCCGAACTCTTCAGCAAGCTTGGATATGGTCACAGGATCTAACTGCAGCAAGCGATGCACTGTTTTATCGGCGTCCAGAACTGGGACCCCCTGCTTAACAAACCAGCGAGCCACCGTGGATTTTCCGCTTCCGATTCCGCCAGTCAAGCCAATATTTAACATCCTTATCACCTCAGATCAATTTTCCCAATCCAATCAATACTAACACGGCTCCAGGTAAGTACTCTGCTTTATCAATCCAATTGGCCGGTATCTTACCAGCCATTTGCTGGCCCAAACGCAGCATGATAATTTGGGTCAAAGCAACAATGCCAATAACGGATAAAGTCATCCCAGCCATGGCAGCCCCTATGCCGCCGGCAAAAGCATCCACAGCAAGAGCGCATCCTAATAAGATACTTTCTTTCAGGCTGATAACCCCTGAACCATCCACATCAGCAATATCCGGGGTCTTAAGCACCTGAATGACTAAACCAAAAAAACGTAATTGAAAGCGGAATACAGGCTCTAAGACCAGATTGGGTGGCGCTGCTGCCATGGCCGGTACTGCTTCCGGCAAAGATTTCTCATTGCGGTTCCAGAGAACTTTCCCTAATTGAAATAGCCCCAAGGCAAGCAATATTGAAGCCCCCAAAATGCGTGCAGGAATCAACTTTAACCATATTGTCACCCATCCTCCGAAGAGCATAGATATCCCCATTGCTAAGACTGTACACATCGAAATAGCAATCAGTGAATTAATAGGTATACGTATGCGCCGTAACCCATACGCCAATCCCACACCAAAACCATCCAAACTTAAAGCGACTGCCATAAGTATCGCTACTCCCATAATATGTATCCCTCCATCTTGCGACTTCAGGATAATATATGGGTTTCATCCCTAATTGGTGAAATCAATCATTTCCAGCAATCCATTCTTCTAAAGCCAGGTCTCGTCGTTTCTTAATCTCTTCACACTCTTCATGAAGCTTCATTGCCAGTT
This Desulfosporosinus orientis DSM 765 DNA region includes the following protein-coding sequences:
- a CDS encoding metal-sensitive transcriptional regulator, with protein sequence MKDVNPEEVQKILTRLKTVRGHIAGVERMIEEDKSCEEILLQLVAIRSAVHKTSVIIAQRYASSCLLEAIDSGEDRQEVLNNAIETLMKMNQ
- the coaE gene encoding dephospho-CoA kinase (Dephospho-CoA kinase (CoaE) performs the final step in coenzyme A biosynthesis.), with protein sequence MLNIGLTGGIGSGKSTVARWFVKQGVPVLDADKTVHRLLQLDPVTISKLAEEFGLDILEHDGHIDRSKLGKQVFKDDDARKRLERIVHPRVIESMKEEQNALNEAGAEVCIWDVPLLFEAGFDKFVDEVWVVWVPRDVQISRVLVRDKLSREEVEARLAAQESLDEKRLRADVVIDNSGSEDQTLNQLINLWDIFLHKQLTIHT
- a CDS encoding lytic transglycosylase domain-containing protein, with translation MVKRKSNRWTFGRKLGVFIVLSILVSYSIWQLSDLQKIIYPYPHRAIVEKYAAQYGVDPLFVLAVIREESKFLPQSESHKGAKGLMQLMPSTAKSIAESIGDKNYQDDDLLIPEKNIQYGTWYLASLQKMFANNLALVIAAYNGGSGHVQEWIKSGQIDPENIRLQDIPFKETRDYVARVIASYQKYIKLYRS
- the ytaF gene encoding sporulation membrane protein YtaF; translated protein: MGVAILMAVALSLDGFGVGLAYGLRRIRIPINSLIAISMCTVLAMGISMLFGGWVTIWLKLIPARILGASILLALGLFQLGKVLWNRNEKSLPEAVPAMAAAPPNLVLEPVFRFQLRFFGLVIQVLKTPDIADVDGSGVISLKESILLGCALAVDAFAGGIGAAMAGMTLSVIGIVALTQIIMLRLGQQMAGKIPANWIDKAEYLPGAVLVLIGLGKLI
- a CDS encoding DUF134 domain-containing protein, yielding MPRQRCCGLIDDAIVCQTFIPLGQSCLEEVIIKLEELEAIRLKDQVGLDQADCAASMGVSRATFQRILGAARSKIASALVEGRPIIIRGGHYLMKNRVFECVECGHVWEAEPCALGGKHGYEIACPECGGMKKMRVGHGSKHVCSSSHIRAGDS